A single Symbiobacterium thermophilum IAM 14863 DNA region contains:
- a CDS encoding DUF4446 family protein, whose product MAVLLQQDPLLVAFTALGFCIVAIVIMLIVLVRQSILLRRYRSLLRGNTNASLEDLLIQQQQATADLRAAQESIRRRLSDLESASQKYLQRIGIVRYNAFPDVGADLSFSCALLDGEDNGVVVTSLYGRSECRTYAKPIRGGSSSYALTDEEKQALRLARGVDNEKA is encoded by the coding sequence GTGGCAGTCCTTTTGCAGCAAGACCCTCTCCTCGTGGCGTTTACGGCGCTCGGGTTCTGCATTGTGGCGATCGTCATCATGCTGATCGTGCTGGTGCGGCAGTCGATCCTCCTGCGCCGCTACCGAAGCCTGCTCAGGGGCAACACGAACGCCAGCCTCGAAGACCTGCTCATCCAGCAGCAGCAGGCTACCGCAGATCTGCGTGCCGCACAGGAGTCCATCCGCAGGCGGCTCAGCGATCTGGAGAGCGCCTCCCAGAAGTATCTGCAGCGCATCGGTATCGTTCGTTACAATGCTTTTCCGGACGTGGGTGCAGACCTCAGTTTCTCGTGCGCCCTTCTGGACGGCGAGGACAACGGGGTTGTGGTCACCTCTCTCTACGGCCGGTCGGAGTGCCGTACCTATGCCAAGCCCATCCGGGGCGGATCCTCCAGCTACGCCCTCACCGATGAGGAAAAACAGGCGCTCCGCCTGGCACGCGGTGTGGACAACGAAAAAGCGTAA